A window of the Sphingomonas piscis genome harbors these coding sequences:
- a CDS encoding CCA tRNA nucleotidyltransferase produces the protein MAVKLDVRRWAARPGISRLLDALGAADGATRYVGGAVRDGLLDLPVSDLDLATRFPPDEVQRRLGSAGIKAVPTGIAHGTVTAVSDGQVAEITTLRRDLSTDGRRATVAFTDDWTEDAGRRDFTINALSADPVSGEVFDYFGGLEDLRERRVRFIGDPLQRIAEDHLRIMRFFRFHARFGVGTPDPEAFQACVARANDLMALSRERIADELLKLLALPDPTATIALMVSSGVLAPVLPEIGPDAVGCLSALIRDEQAAHIPPDAFRRLAALLPRDPPTSEKLAARLKLSNKARKRLAAAADLKAPDDPKARAYRLGQEGAVDSLLLDRRPADAAAIANWEVPSLPIRGGQLVDRGIAQGPEVARRLRQIEDRWVAAGFPTGAALERLVDEVLG, from the coding sequence ATGGCCGTGAAGCTCGATGTCCGGCGCTGGGCGGCCCGCCCAGGGATTTCGCGACTTTTGGACGCCTTGGGCGCAGCGGACGGCGCAACCCGCTACGTCGGCGGAGCGGTTCGCGACGGATTGCTCGATCTTCCGGTGAGCGATCTCGACCTTGCCACAAGGTTCCCGCCGGACGAGGTGCAGCGACGATTGGGAAGCGCCGGGATCAAGGCGGTACCCACCGGGATCGCGCACGGGACCGTGACCGCCGTGAGCGACGGTCAGGTCGCGGAGATCACGACCTTGCGCCGCGACTTGTCGACGGACGGACGTCGAGCAACGGTGGCCTTCACCGACGACTGGACGGAAGACGCGGGGCGGCGCGACTTCACCATCAATGCGCTGTCGGCAGATCCTGTCTCCGGGGAGGTCTTCGACTATTTCGGAGGCCTAGAGGACCTTCGGGAACGGCGCGTGCGGTTTATCGGCGACCCGCTGCAGCGCATCGCCGAAGACCATTTGCGCATCATGCGCTTCTTCCGCTTTCACGCCCGCTTCGGCGTTGGTACTCCCGACCCGGAAGCTTTCCAGGCCTGTGTCGCCCGCGCCAACGATCTGATGGCGTTGTCGAGAGAGCGGATCGCGGACGAGTTGCTGAAGCTTTTGGCCCTGCCGGATCCCACCGCAACGATCGCATTGATGGTGTCCAGCGGTGTGCTGGCGCCAGTGCTGCCGGAAATTGGACCCGACGCCGTCGGCTGCTTGTCGGCGCTCATCCGCGACGAGCAGGCCGCCCACATTCCGCCCGATGCTTTTCGCCGCCTCGCCGCCTTGCTACCCCGTGATCCTCCGACGTCCGAGAAGCTGGCGGCGCGTCTCAAATTGTCGAACAAGGCACGCAAACGTCTCGCTGCCGCGGCAGACTTGAAGGCACCCGACGATCCGAAAGCCCGCGCCTACCGGTTGGGGCAGGAAGGCGCGGTGGACAGCCTGCTGCTGGACCGCCGCCCTGCCGATGCCGCTGCGATCGCGAATTGGGAAGTGCCCTCGCTTCCGATCCGCGGCGGGCAACTTGTCGACCGGGGAATCGCTCAGGGACCGGAGGTTGCGCGCCGCCTGCGCCAGATCGAAGATCGCTGGGTTGCTGCAGGCTTTCCAACCGGCGCTGCGTTGGAGCGCCTGGTGGACGAGGTGTTGGGCTAG
- a CDS encoding CoA pyrophosphatase, which produces MTLLERLQQAATRDRPQGIANGDWDEQSLAEPVAAAVLVGVTDRPEPGLLLTVRRPDMRRHPGQIAFPGGRAEPDETPIQTALREAEEEIGLPQAASRVAGTLDPYTTITGYQVTPVLALVPPDLPLSPHEAEVSDLFEAPLPYLLDRTNHVRQHMLVDGRERAYTEIVWEGRRIWGATAAMIVNLSRRLQWP; this is translated from the coding sequence ATGACCTTGCTCGAGCGGCTTCAACAGGCGGCGACAAGGGACCGGCCGCAGGGGATTGCCAACGGCGACTGGGATGAGCAGTCGCTTGCTGAACCCGTGGCGGCGGCCGTCCTGGTCGGGGTCACGGACCGGCCCGAGCCGGGGCTCTTGCTGACCGTCCGTCGGCCGGACATGCGGCGGCACCCCGGTCAGATCGCCTTTCCGGGCGGGCGTGCCGAGCCTGACGAAACGCCCATCCAAACAGCGTTGCGGGAAGCGGAGGAGGAGATCGGTCTTCCGCAGGCAGCGTCGCGCGTGGCGGGAACACTGGATCCCTACACGACCATCACCGGCTACCAGGTCACCCCCGTACTGGCCCTTGTGCCACCCGACCTTCCGCTCTCACCTCACGAAGCCGAAGTGTCGGATCTGTTCGAAGCGCCCCTTCCCTATCTCCTCGATCGTACCAACCACGTTCGGCAGCATATGCTGGTTGATGGACGCGAGCGCGCTTATACCGAGATCGTGTGGGAAGGGCGGCGGATCTGGGGCGCGACGGCAGCAATGATCGTCAATCTGTCGAGACGGCTGCAATGGCCGTGA
- a CDS encoding DUF1285 domain-containing protein, with product MPELHAPIELQGIDLHGLQRLLDSRQLPPIERWNPPHCGHSGMRIAADGTWLHDGEPIRRPAMVRLFSSILRREPDGTHVLVTPVEKLSIDIERTAFRAVDMQVEGDGELRRIAFALDHGDPVLLGADHPLVVRDGVGGLSPRIKVRHGLEAELSRPVYYELAELALADGSDGVWSEGIFFPLDPDR from the coding sequence ATGCCAGAACTCCACGCCCCCATCGAGCTTCAGGGGATCGACCTCCATGGCTTGCAGCGCCTGCTGGACAGCCGCCAGCTGCCGCCGATCGAGCGCTGGAACCCTCCGCATTGCGGCCACAGCGGGATGCGGATCGCCGCCGATGGGACCTGGCTGCACGATGGTGAGCCAATCCGGCGGCCCGCGATGGTCCGGCTTTTCTCAAGCATTCTCCGCCGGGAGCCGGATGGCACCCATGTGCTCGTCACGCCGGTGGAGAAGCTGTCCATCGATATCGAGCGAACCGCATTCCGCGCCGTCGACATGCAGGTCGAAGGCGATGGCGAGCTGCGGCGGATCGCCTTTGCGCTCGACCATGGCGATCCAGTGCTGCTCGGCGCCGACCATCCGTTGGTGGTGCGCGACGGAGTCGGCGGACTTTCGCCGAGGATCAAGGTCCGGCATGGTCTGGAAGCCGAACTCAGCCGCCCGGTCTACTACGAACTGGCGGAGCTTGCGCTGGCGGATGGTTCAGATGGCGTCTGGAGCGAGGGCATCTTTTTCCCGCTCGACCCCGACAGATGA
- a CDS encoding SDR family oxidoreductase, producing MRDEPRTAIVTGASKRVGAEIARALLAEGWQVVAHVRSEDDPVPEGAVRATAELSDYECAETIFRAAAELPAVRLLVNNASRFVFDSAEGFNPQEFDDHMAVNLRAPLLLASAFARRHRDGDGLIVNILDSKVAAPNPDFLSYTLSKQGLAAATGLLAQALAAQGMRVNAIAPALMLQSPGQTAENFRKMHAANPLSRGVEPADVVSALRYLLDAATVTGQILTVDGGHHFLRQDRDVQFLEGE from the coding sequence ATGAGGGACGAGCCGCGCACCGCCATTGTGACAGGAGCGAGCAAGCGCGTCGGGGCCGAGATCGCCCGCGCTTTGCTCGCCGAGGGCTGGCAGGTAGTTGCTCACGTCCGGTCGGAAGACGATCCAGTTCCGGAAGGTGCGGTACGAGCCACCGCAGAGCTGAGCGATTACGAGTGCGCCGAGACCATCTTCCGGGCGGCTGCGGAGCTTCCGGCGGTGCGCTTGCTGGTCAACAACGCCTCGCGCTTCGTTTTCGACAGCGCCGAAGGGTTCAATCCGCAAGAGTTCGACGACCATATGGCCGTGAACCTGCGCGCGCCGCTGTTGCTTGCGTCGGCCTTTGCTCGGCGGCATCGTGACGGTGACGGGTTGATCGTCAACATCCTCGACTCCAAGGTTGCGGCGCCCAATCCGGATTTTCTGAGCTACACCTTGTCCAAACAGGGGCTGGCTGCCGCAACCGGGCTGCTCGCGCAGGCGCTGGCCGCGCAAGGGATGCGGGTGAACGCCATCGCACCGGCGCTGATGCTGCAATCTCCAGGGCAGACGGCGGAGAATTTCCGCAAGATGCACGCGGCTAATCCGTTGAGCCGGGGGGTTGAGCCGGCGGATGTCGTTTCTGCCCTTCGATACCTTCTCGATGCAGCGACGGTGACCGGCCAGATCCTGACCGTCGACGGCGGCCACCATTTTCTGCGGCAGGACCGCGACGTCCAATTTCTGGAGGGTGAATGA